Proteins encoded by one window of Geobacter sp. DSM 9736:
- a CDS encoding flavin reductase family protein, with amino-acid sequence MKHSLGAKTLLFPTPVLMVGTYDANGKPNIMNAAWGGICCSQPPCVAVSLRKATYSYAAIIERKAFTVGIPSESQVKQADYMGIASGRDVDKFAATGLSPVRSELVDAPYAAEFPVVLECRLLHTLEIGLHTQFVGEILDVKAEGDVLGDDGLPDIFKIKPMLYDTGHRGYHSIGPFLAPAFSVGKEL; translated from the coding sequence ATGAAACATTCTCTCGGCGCCAAGACCCTGCTGTTCCCTACACCCGTCCTGATGGTGGGGACATACGATGCCAACGGAAAGCCGAACATCATGAACGCCGCGTGGGGCGGCATCTGCTGCTCCCAGCCCCCCTGCGTCGCAGTTTCTCTACGGAAGGCCACCTATTCTTACGCTGCGATAATAGAGAGGAAAGCCTTTACCGTCGGTATTCCATCGGAATCGCAGGTGAAGCAGGCGGACTACATGGGCATAGCTTCAGGGCGCGATGTGGACAAATTCGCCGCAACCGGGCTTTCCCCCGTCAGGAGCGAACTTGTGGATGCCCCTTACGCCGCGGAGTTCCCGGTGGTCCTCGAATGCCGCCTTCTGCACACTCTCGAAATCGGGCTCCACACCCAGTTCGTGGGGGAGATTCTGGACGTCAAGGCTGAAGGTGATGTGCTGGGGGATGACGGGCTTCCCGATATCTTCAAGATCAAGCCCATGCTGTACGATACCGGACACCGGGGATACCACAGCATTGGCCCGTTCCTCGCCCCGGCTTTTTCGGTTGGAAAAGAGCTCTGA